A region from the Melioribacter roseus P3M-2 genome encodes:
- a CDS encoding DUF5686 and carboxypeptidase-like regulatory domain-containing protein: protein MIKLFFLALLIIPVSLYSQQFNIAGKITDEEGNALPYANLRIEGAMKGASANKEGVYFLKLEKGKYNFIVSFIGYKSDTAFVELNKDTTVNFKLNRTSVVLEQVTVLPGENPAEVLMAKAVDYKKVRNSKLNEYEYHAFTKILIKTNQEIEATDKSLEISTDNDSDDVKITGIIENESKGYFRKPDNFKEIILARKQTANTPADINIITGGRLLKDFYSEEIDFFNRPLKSPVADDALDYYYFMITDTLTRDDKAIFKVIFEPRDTTDKGFVGTLYIADKSFALAGLDVHVNQPGLPGGFLDSISVSQQFYPYGEVYMPADYRLSVSGNLFGAIKFAFDVNTIFFDYRINDSLDTEFDYAAIKVLPEADVRDSSYWLSVQTIPYSFQELQAYRRIDSLNAIEKTFWDKFSLLSPRLEISKNLSVNGPLTLYSFNKVSGHLISFNVMSENALNRRLNSEFEISYGFNDKKTNAGISTVYKFGVYRTGFVKLNLYDKLYELFGDAISYSKFTSTFSSLFYKYDFMDYYYSRGTELYLGGEILPFLNVNGGIILRKDKSATNNSDFSFFYRDRKFSANKQIYDGNINGLYLGLDFDFRKYIEDGYVRRRINGENGYIMLSGEVFHSNKDLLKSSLEFNTYRVTLKGGVGTFGAAEFQFVAEAFSSDGAVPVQMLHALSGNINSAGKSFSFRTIRPSEVYGDKCLAIYTEHDFKDELFDLIPFMKNSKLIFTVHMNAALIDLSEKSGNIVTAQPKLFTKPFVEAGFGIGHLMSPFVLEFTWKLNHSDGNNFVIGLNSFIF, encoded by the coding sequence ATGATAAAATTATTTTTTTTGGCTCTGCTGATAATTCCGGTGAGTTTATATTCCCAACAATTCAATATCGCCGGTAAAATAACGGACGAGGAAGGCAATGCGCTGCCGTATGCCAATTTAAGAATCGAAGGCGCCATGAAAGGCGCTTCGGCTAATAAAGAAGGGGTCTATTTTTTAAAACTCGAAAAAGGCAAATACAATTTTATCGTTTCGTTTATAGGTTATAAATCGGACACTGCTTTCGTTGAATTGAATAAAGATACAACCGTTAATTTCAAGTTAAACAGAACTTCGGTTGTCTTGGAGCAGGTAACGGTTTTGCCCGGTGAAAATCCCGCCGAAGTATTGATGGCTAAGGCTGTCGATTACAAAAAAGTCAGAAACAGTAAGCTCAATGAATATGAATATCATGCGTTTACGAAAATACTGATTAAAACTAATCAGGAAATCGAAGCGACGGATAAAAGCCTGGAAATTAGTACGGACAATGATTCCGACGATGTAAAGATTACGGGGATAATCGAAAACGAAAGCAAAGGATATTTTCGTAAACCGGACAATTTCAAGGAAATTATCTTAGCCAGGAAACAAACCGCAAATACTCCGGCCGATATAAATATTATTACGGGCGGAAGATTGTTGAAAGACTTCTACAGCGAGGAGATCGATTTTTTTAATCGCCCGCTCAAAAGTCCGGTAGCCGACGACGCTCTCGACTATTATTATTTTATGATTACCGACACGCTAACAAGAGACGACAAAGCGATATTCAAAGTAATTTTTGAACCGAGGGATACGACCGATAAAGGTTTTGTCGGAACGCTCTATATTGCCGACAAGTCCTTTGCTTTGGCTGGACTTGACGTGCACGTAAACCAACCTGGACTGCCGGGCGGATTTCTCGACAGCATTTCGGTATCGCAGCAATTCTATCCTTACGGCGAGGTTTATATGCCGGCGGATTATCGCTTGTCTGTAAGCGGGAATTTATTCGGCGCGATTAAATTCGCTTTCGACGTAAATACAATATTCTTTGATTATCGAATTAACGACAGCCTAGATACCGAATTCGATTATGCCGCAATAAAAGTGTTGCCGGAAGCCGACGTCAGGGATTCCTCCTATTGGCTTTCCGTTCAAACCATACCGTACTCTTTCCAGGAACTGCAGGCGTACAGAAGAATCGACAGTCTGAACGCCATCGAAAAAACTTTTTGGGATAAATTTTCTTTGCTGTCGCCGCGTCTGGAAATATCGAAAAATTTGAGCGTAAACGGCCCTCTGACTTTATACAGCTTCAACAAAGTATCGGGGCATCTGATAAGTTTTAATGTTATGTCGGAAAACGCTTTGAACAGAAGACTTAACTCAGAATTCGAAATTTCTTACGGTTTTAACGATAAAAAAACTAACGCCGGAATTTCGACGGTATATAAATTCGGCGTCTACAGAACGGGATTTGTCAAACTCAATCTATATGATAAATTATATGAGCTTTTCGGCGACGCAATTTCATACAGCAAATTTACGTCTACATTCTCGAGTCTCTTTTATAAGTATGATTTTATGGATTACTATTATTCCAGAGGAACGGAATTGTATCTAGGCGGAGAGATTCTGCCGTTTTTGAACGTCAACGGAGGGATTATACTTCGCAAGGATAAAAGCGCTACGAATAATTCCGATTTTTCCTTTTTTTATCGCGATAGAAAATTCAGCGCGAACAAGCAAATCTACGACGGAAACATAAACGGACTTTATCTTGGACTCGATTTCGATTTCAGAAAATACATAGAAGACGGTTATGTCAGAAGGCGAATAAACGGCGAAAACGGTTATATAATGTTAAGCGGAGAAGTATTCCACAGCAATAAAGATTTGCTCAAGAGTTCGCTGGAATTTAATACCTACAGAGTTACTTTGAAAGGAGGAGTGGGAACTTTCGGAGCCGCCGAATTTCAGTTTGTTGCCGAGGCTTTTTCGTCCGACGGAGCTGTCCCTGTTCAAATGTTGCATGCGCTTTCCGGCAACATCAATTCAGCGGGTAAATCATTCTCGTTTAGAACAATCAGGCCGAGCGAAGTCTACGGCGACAAATGCCTGGCAATCTATACCGAACACGATTTTAAAGACGAGCTGTTCGATTTGATCCCTTTTATGAAAAATTCGAAATTGATTTTTACGGTACACATGAATGCGGCGTTGATTGACCTGTCTGAAAAGAGCGGAAATATTGTAACAGCTCAACCAAAATTGTTTACAAAACCGTTCGTTGAAGCCGGATTCGGAATCGGTCATCTTATGAGCCCTTTTGTTCTGGAATTTACCTGGAAATTAAATCATTCGGACGGAAACAACTTTGTTATAGGATTGAATTCTTTTATATTCTGA
- a CDS encoding TIGR01777 family oxidoreductase → MKGKAVITGGAGLIGKALAHFLKNEGYKVIVLTRNIPEDKIENIEYIIWNYREPGEWIKSLEGSEAVINLAGKNLASGRWNSETRKAIRESRVNLTQNLVEYFESLTVKPSYFISASAVGYYGNPPNPVDENSPRGNGFLAELTAEWEKSALAAEQLGVRTACLRFGAVLSTEGGALPKIIKPIKYFAGAVPGSGKQYFPWIHIDDAVRMIDFLIQKKSEGIFNAVSPHTIRIEDLIKTAGEILRRPVIFRIPEFLIRALLGEASEIILNGAAVKPARIISEGYDFEYSDIRQALENLLK, encoded by the coding sequence ATGAAAGGCAAAGCGGTCATTACCGGGGGCGCCGGATTAATCGGGAAAGCCCTGGCGCATTTTCTAAAAAACGAAGGATATAAAGTAATCGTATTGACCAGGAATATACCGGAAGACAAGATAGAAAATATTGAGTACATAATCTGGAATTACCGCGAGCCGGGCGAATGGATAAAATCGCTAGAAGGTTCGGAAGCGGTAATAAATCTTGCGGGAAAGAATTTAGCTTCGGGCAGGTGGAACTCCGAGACCCGAAAGGCAATACGCGAAAGCCGCGTCAACCTTACGCAAAATTTAGTTGAATATTTCGAGTCGCTTACGGTTAAGCCTTCCTATTTTATATCGGCTTCAGCCGTAGGATATTACGGTAACCCGCCAAATCCCGTCGATGAAAATTCGCCCCGTGGAAACGGTTTTCTGGCGGAATTGACTGCGGAATGGGAAAAATCCGCATTAGCCGCCGAACAATTGGGTGTTCGTACGGCATGTTTGAGATTCGGAGCCGTATTAAGTACGGAAGGAGGCGCTTTGCCCAAAATAATCAAACCGATAAAATATTTTGCAGGCGCCGTGCCAGGTTCAGGCAAACAGTATTTCCCGTGGATACATATTGATGACGCCGTACGAATGATCGATTTTTTAATCCAAAAAAAATCGGAGGGAATTTTTAACGCCGTCAGTCCGCATACAATCAGAATCGAAGACCTGATTAAAACAGCCGGCGAAATTTTGAGGAGACCCGTTATTTTCCGTATTCCGGAATTTTTGATACGAGCATTGTTGGGAGAAGCTTCCGAAATAATATTGAACGGAGCCGCGGTTAAACCCGCAAGAATTATTTCCGAAGGTTATGATTTCGAATACAGCGATATAAGGCAAGCGCTGGAAAACCTGTTAAAATGA
- a CDS encoding DUF4900 domain-containing protein gives MGGKAAILLVLGFSLVFMVAGSNFNRMSIDTVDNMAAYFYETKAHHIASAGVNIVANKVFLNNDLPDGNFNYNFDGGTINATLLTIDAAQDLREITAVANYRGVTSTIRILLKPSSFSKYAYFSDSEGANIWWTTRDTVWGPFHTNGQLRVADEPVFYGKVTIDGKVVSYSNRANPHFYGGLETGVHKDIPEDGVARVGAAAAAGGKVISGENKVYLEFRGDSVRYRFSTSSPWNYELASAFAPNGVIYVENAELHVSGAVKGQYTVGVSGTGSDRGKIFLEDDIVCFDNPETNPNSNDVIGLVAKRDVVIANNTPNSNDIVIQAAIYSERGSFTVEDYQHGSPRGTIKLYGGITQYTRGPVGQFTTDWWGNTYIRSGYNKRYRYDDRLMLLSPPAFPGTGGFEIVSWFE, from the coding sequence ATGGGCGGCAAAGCTGCAATATTGTTGGTGCTCGGATTCAGTTTGGTTTTTATGGTCGCCGGTAGCAATTTCAACCGGATGTCAATCGATACGGTCGACAATATGGCCGCTTACTTTTACGAAACCAAAGCTCACCATATAGCTTCCGCAGGCGTAAATATTGTGGCAAACAAAGTGTTCCTTAATAATGATTTGCCCGACGGTAATTTTAATTACAATTTCGACGGCGGTACTATTAACGCTACTCTGCTTACAATCGATGCGGCGCAGGATTTAAGAGAAATTACCGCAGTTGCGAATTATAGAGGCGTCACATCGACAATTAGGATTTTATTAAAACCGAGCAGTTTTTCGAAGTATGCATATTTTTCAGATTCTGAAGGGGCGAATATTTGGTGGACCACAAGAGATACGGTTTGGGGTCCTTTCCACACAAACGGACAATTGCGAGTTGCCGACGAACCTGTGTTTTACGGTAAAGTGACTATTGACGGAAAAGTGGTGAGTTACTCTAACCGCGCTAATCCTCATTTTTACGGCGGACTCGAAACGGGAGTACATAAAGATATTCCGGAAGACGGCGTTGCCAGAGTGGGAGCCGCCGCAGCTGCAGGCGGAAAAGTAATAAGCGGCGAAAACAAGGTTTATCTAGAATTCAGAGGAGACAGCGTCAGGTATCGTTTCAGCACAAGCTCTCCATGGAATTATGAACTCGCTTCTGCTTTCGCTCCGAACGGAGTAATTTACGTCGAAAATGCGGAGCTTCATGTAAGCGGCGCGGTTAAAGGTCAGTATACAGTGGGCGTCAGCGGCACCGGAAGCGACAGAGGGAAAATATTTTTGGAAGACGATATTGTGTGTTTTGATAATCCGGAAACTAATCCTAATTCGAATGACGTTATCGGATTGGTAGCCAAAAGAGACGTCGTAATTGCCAATAATACGCCGAACAGCAACGACATTGTAATACAAGCGGCAATTTACTCCGAAAGAGGCTCCTTTACCGTGGAAGATTATCAACACGGATCTCCTCGCGGCACAATAAAATTATACGGGGGAATTACTCAGTATACAAGAGGTCCCGTCGGACAGTTTACTACCGATTGGTGGGGAAATACGTATATAAGGAGCGGATATAATAAAAGATACAGATACGACGACCGGTTGATGTTGCTAAGTCCTCCCGCTTTTCCCGGCACCGGCGGATTCGAAATAGTATCCTGGTTCGAATAA